The region AGGCTTTATCCGGCTGTGAATCCAGTAATTTAGTTTGATACAAAGCAGCCAACCGCTTTGCATCCAGCACGACCTGGTCATGGCGTTGTTTATCAGCAACAGAAATACTCATTACGCGAAAGTCTGAAGAGGATGAGATTTGAAAGGCACAGGTATTTTAGCCCTTATCTAATAGTCATCACGCTTAACTGCCTGCCTCAGATTTGAACCATTAAAACGCGTTGCTGCTGGCTGATCTGTGCCAACAATCTCACTGATAAACCGCCCACCAATCCTCCAGGGTGCTCGTCATTTCAGCCACTAGTCCTGGGCGCGCCGCCGCCTGGTTATTTAGCTCATAAGGATCATCGATGACATTATACAGCTCAACGTCATTGGTCATCCAGGCAGTCTGCTGGCCACGGATCATGAGCGTTACATCCTCATTGGGCAGGTAAGGCAGGATCAGTTTCCAACCGTCTTCACGCACCGTGTACCTGTACTTCAAGTTAGCAACCGGGTCGTTTAGATCTGCGGCCGTGTGTGCGAACAACGCGCCGTAGAGTGCTTTTCGCTTCTCTAGCTCTGCTGATTCGAAAAGATTTAAGCCGCGCATGGTAGCCGGCACGTCTATACCCGCAGCGTGCAACATGGTGGGCGCAAGGTCGATACTGCCCACCAGGGTCTGGTCGTCCCTGCCGGCTTCGACAACACCAGGCCACCGCAGCATGAGCGGCGTGCGCATGCCGGCATCGTAAGGCGACATTTTGGAGCGCGTATCCGGCATTCCCTGATCGCCAACGGCCTGCACCCAGCCATTGTCGTTCACAAACACCACAAGCGTGTTTTCGCGGTGCCCGTTGTCATCCAAAAAATTGAGCAGCTCGCCAACCGTTTCATCGAACCAGTCCACCATGGCGTAATACTTTGCCACACGTTCTGACCTGTCGGGCGCCGTGTACTTTTCGAGCAACCGCTCTGGCGGATTGTGTGGTGTGTGGGGTAAAAACGGGGCATACCAGACAAAAAACGGCTGCTCACCCGCACCTTCGATAAACTCAAAAATTGGCTGCATGCCCTCCCTGCCAATTTTCAACCCTTCGTCGCCGTGCCGGCCGCCTTCTTCAACAACGCCGTGGGTCATGCCGGCCGTGAAGCCATGCTCGGTTGGCGCGCCCTCCCACCACTTGCCAGACTGATGGCTCACGTATCCCAACTCCGCAAGAGATTCGCTGACGGTTTTGTGTTTTTTGAAAATCTCAACCATCATTGCCCGCTTCACCGGATCGCGCATTTCTTCGAGCCCGCCCGGCGGGTCGTTGCCGGTGATGCCGTGTTCGTGTGGGAAGAGCCCGGTGATC is a window of Bacteroidota bacterium DNA encoding:
- a CDS encoding sulfatase, which encodes MYRCPVFLLLLFILLTGCEPAAEKPATPDDTLPNIVLIISDDHGWTDFGFMGHEAIQTPHIDALAAESMLYTRGYVPTSVCRPSLATMITGLFPHEHGITGNDPPGGLEEMRDPVKRAMMVEIFKKHKTVSESLAELGYVSHQSGKWWEGAPTEHGFTAGMTHGVVEEGGRHGDEGLKIGREGMQPIFEFIEGAGEQPFFVWYAPFLPHTPHNPPERLLEKYTAPDRSERVAKYYAMVDWFDETVGELLNFLDDNGHRENTLVVFVNDNGWVQAVGDQGMPDTRSKMSPYDAGMRTPLMLRWPGVVEAGRDDQTLVGSIDLAPTMLHAAGIDVPATMRGLNLFESAELEKRKALYGALFAHTAADLNDPVANLKYRYTVREDGWKLILPYLPNEDVTLMIRGQQTAWMTNDVELYNVIDDPYELNNQAAARPGLVAEMTSTLEDWWAVYQ